From the genome of Nasonia vitripennis strain AsymCx chromosome 1, Nvit_psr_1.1, whole genome shotgun sequence, one region includes:
- the LOC100678766 gene encoding chymotrypsin-2-like — protein MYTLMLSVLGLLAVSQGREIGDFGPNSRVVNGIDANVGEFPFQVSLQRNGRQHYCGGSVLSANYVITAGHCVYGEEVEEVSAFAGTINKQEPHSVHQAIEFKLHEQYNPKNLANDIALIKVKPPFEFSELVAPVEFPYPHEEIPTNTPVVLTGWGRLISSTSATPLILQKALIYVADQEFCRVKNAEVRQMVLKTNICAYNSNVRRGQCNGDSGGPLSIGRKLVGIVSFSYKEPNPMCASTTYPGVYTRVSEYIDWIVAHATV, from the exons ATGTATACGTTGATGTTAAGTGTGCTCGGCCTTTTGGCCGTTTCGCAAG GTCGTGAAATCGGCGATTTTGGACCTAACTCAAGGGTAGTCAATGGAATAGATGCCAACGTTGGCGAATTTCCATTCCAA GTTTCTCTACAAAGGAATGGACGTCAGCACTATTGTGGTGGATCTGTTTTAAGTGCAAACTACGTTATTACTGCTGGTCACTGTGTTTACGG agaagaagtagaagaagtgTCCGCTTTTGCAGGTACGATAAACAAACAAGAACCGCATAGCGTCCACCAAGCTATCGAATTCAAACTTCACGAGCAGTACAATCCTAAGAATCTTGCCAACGACATAGCTCTGATTAAG GTTAAACCACCATTCGAATTCTCCGAACTTGTAGCCCCAGTTGAATTCCCATATCCCCATGAAGAAATCCCCACCAATACCCCAGTAGTTTTGACTGGATGGGGAAGACTTATATCG TCTACTTCGGCCACTCCCCTAATTCTTCAGAAAGCTCTAATTTACGTCGCCGATCAGGAATTCTGCCGCGTGAAAAATGCAGAAGTTAGGCAAATGGTTCTCAAGACCAACATTTGCGCTTATAATTCCAACGTGAGGAGAGGCCAATGCAAT GGTGATTCGGGTGGTCCATTATCCATCGGCAGAAAGCTTGTTGGTATTGTATCCTTCTCTTACAAGGAACCTAACCCCATGTGCGCTAGTACCACCTATCCAGGAGTTTATACCAGAGTATCTGAATATATTGATTGGATCGTCGCGCATGCAACTGTATAA
- the LOC100118143 gene encoding S-phase kinase-associated protein 1: MSFIKVITTDGVFKIDVDIATRFKTIKTLLDDLGIDPKEVDEEIPLPYISSEILSRIVEWASYHRDDPVEEEEEDIYHQKRYDLSDWDRTFLETEREAKRLIPLIIAVNFLDIDSLMGASCQYVWGLISNKKAYEVRKLLKLDPIEKREKSTQNTEASPVESNESNEENIGNSNENAIDLSTSNRPVSS; this comes from the exons ATGAGTTTCATTAAGGTTATAACCACCGATGGAGTATTCAAAATCGACGTTGATATAGCTACGCGCTTTAAGACAATCAAAACTTTGCTAGACGACCTGGGCATAGATCCAAAAGAAGTAGACGAAGAAATCCCACTTCCGTACATTAGCTCGGAAATTTTAAGTAGAATCGTCGAATGGGCGAGTTATCACAGGGACGATCCTGTcgaagaggaggaagaggatATCTACCATCAAAAGAGATACGACCTAAGCGATTGGGATAGAACGTTTCTAGAG ACAGAAAGAGAAGCCAAAAGACTGATTCCTTTAATAATAGCTGTTAACTTCCTAGATATTGATTCTCTGATGGGTGCATCCTGCCAATACGTGTGGGGcctaatttcaaataaaaaggCTTATGAGGTTCGGAAACTTTTAAAACTTGATCCGATAGAAAAACGAGAGAAATCCACCCAGAATACCGAGGCCTCACCCGTGGAGAGTAATGAGAGTAATGAGGAGAATATAGGAAACTCGAACGAAAACGCAATCGATTTATCTACCAGTAATCGTCCGGTATCATCGTAG